A genomic region of Calditrichota bacterium contains the following coding sequences:
- a CDS encoding arylsulfatase, producing MKKPNIVLIMADDMGYSDLGCFGSEINTPNIDSLAEEGLKFTQFYNCARCCPTRASLLTGLYPHRAGMGSMINRKNQPRPPAYQGYLNDHCVTIAEVLRQTGYHTLMSGKWHVGEHRPHWPLNRGFERYYGLISGASSYFDTSYVVPGTDKVRIMVNDDKEIVEKGHGFYMTDAIADHAVEMIKNYANSDKPFFLYTAFTAPHWPLHALKEDIEKYRDKYLDGWDVLREKRRERMISLGLIDEKWGLSKRDNRVPPWERAEHKQWEAMRMAVYAAQIDRMDQGIGRILAELKRTGADKNTLIFFLSDNGGCAEILRGNSPEIMPGGPDSYMSYGIGWANASNTPFRRYKKWVHEGGISTPLIARWKGVVKPNTMTQQMGHVIDLMPTILDVAGAKYPEEFKGKKIHKLDGKSLLPALKGKTRQGHEALYWEHLGNCAIRQGKWKLVMDGKLKSWELYDLEDDRTERRNLTEKYPKKVKRMRKQWQKWAEDVKVFPKKLRFKR from the coding sequence CCTTGCAGAGGAGGGCTTGAAATTTACCCAATTTTACAATTGCGCACGCTGCTGTCCGACGCGGGCGTCTCTTTTGACCGGACTTTATCCTCATCGCGCTGGAATGGGAAGCATGATAAATCGCAAAAATCAGCCCAGACCACCGGCGTATCAAGGTTATTTAAACGATCATTGTGTCACGATCGCAGAGGTCCTTCGGCAAACAGGCTATCACACTTTGATGTCCGGGAAATGGCATGTTGGGGAACATCGTCCGCATTGGCCGCTAAATAGAGGTTTTGAGCGATATTACGGCTTAATCAGCGGCGCGAGTAGCTATTTTGACACCAGCTATGTTGTGCCGGGAACGGATAAAGTTCGCATCATGGTCAATGATGACAAGGAAATTGTGGAAAAAGGCCATGGTTTCTATATGACGGACGCCATTGCCGATCATGCGGTAGAAATGATAAAAAATTATGCGAATAGCGACAAGCCGTTTTTTCTGTACACAGCATTTACTGCACCGCATTGGCCTCTGCATGCTTTGAAAGAAGATATTGAAAAATATCGAGATAAATATCTGGATGGCTGGGATGTTCTGAGAGAAAAAAGAAGGGAGCGAATGATTTCGCTGGGACTCATCGATGAAAAATGGGGACTCTCGAAACGGGATAATCGTGTGCCACCATGGGAGCGTGCTGAACATAAGCAATGGGAAGCCATGAGAATGGCAGTCTATGCCGCGCAGATTGATCGGATGGATCAGGGGATTGGCAGGATTCTGGCAGAGCTGAAAAGAACCGGCGCTGATAAAAATACATTGATTTTTTTCCTTTCTGACAATGGCGGCTGCGCAGAAATTTTGAGGGGCAACTCTCCGGAAATCATGCCAGGTGGTCCGGACAGCTACATGAGTTACGGCATTGGTTGGGCAAATGCCAGTAATACGCCATTTCGCCGTTACAAAAAATGGGTTCATGAAGGTGGCATTTCTACGCCGCTAATTGCACGCTGGAAAGGCGTAGTAAAACCAAATACTATGACGCAGCAAATGGGACATGTCATTGATTTGATGCCTACGATTCTCGATGTTGCCGGTGCCAAATATCCGGAAGAATTTAAAGGAAAAAAGATTCATAAATTAGATGGAAAAAGTTTGCTACCCGCTTTAAAGGGAAAGACACGGCAAGGTCACGAAGCGCTCTATTGGGAGCATCTGGGAAATTGCGCTATCCGTCAGGGGAAATGGAAACTGGTGATGGACGGAAAATTGAAATCGTGGGAGCTTTATGATCTGGAAGACGATCGAACGGAACGGAGAAATTTGACTGAAAAATATCCGAAAAAGGTAAAGCGGATGAGAAAACAATGGCAGAAATGGGCCGAGGATGTAAAAGTATTTCCCAAGAAACTTCGATTTAAACGATAA